From one Luteolibacter sp. SL250 genomic stretch:
- a CDS encoding FAD-dependent oxidoreductase, with translation MNKYLTLLLSGTIAGASAREIRTDIVVYSGVPCGIAAAITAAREGADVILIEPEKHVGGLSTSGINTAESEHMLKWTIGGFADEFYRELGKHYGKGDSPEYYFESSVAQKAYDAMLAKSGVGIHQGARVEKVAKEGGRITSITLADGSVVHGKVFIDASYEGDLMARAGVDYRIGREAKAEFGEEAAGVRFDKTPRKAPTVDADGKLLPGITAWAKDLKEGDAHPAPMNYNFRFTVAKDPALRVPFPAPENYDPKRYAMLAAWLKSRTTQGQKTRFEDVIDLYARRNGKFEMNNSQAAIFSLGHFGGQFEWADASYEKRKEIFDDHMDYSLGLIHFLGNDASVPENIRAEAKTIGLHKDEFTDNGNLPYQLYVREARRMRGEYVVRQQDVQDDRRKEDSIGISSHFIDSHHVQRLAVSETEFVNEGRIWRMGYAFQIPYRSLTPKAGQADNLLVPGAASFTHVAFCTLRLESVWMITGHAAGVAAAMASKDGVAVRNVPIKALQEKLRAQKQVVDFIEGQPEKCEKLNGPPEF, from the coding sequence ATGAACAAGTACCTGACACTCCTGCTCAGTGGCACCATCGCCGGTGCATCCGCCCGGGAAATCCGCACGGACATCGTCGTCTACAGCGGTGTTCCATGCGGCATCGCCGCCGCCATCACCGCCGCCCGTGAAGGCGCGGATGTCATCCTCATCGAGCCTGAAAAGCATGTCGGCGGACTCTCCACCAGCGGCATCAACACCGCGGAGTCCGAGCACATGCTGAAATGGACCATCGGTGGATTCGCCGACGAGTTCTACCGCGAACTGGGCAAGCACTACGGAAAGGGCGACAGCCCCGAATACTACTTTGAATCGAGCGTGGCGCAGAAGGCGTATGACGCCATGCTGGCGAAGTCCGGAGTCGGCATCCACCAGGGGGCACGTGTCGAGAAGGTAGCCAAGGAAGGGGGCCGCATCACCTCCATCACCCTCGCCGACGGATCCGTCGTGCATGGAAAGGTTTTCATCGATGCCAGCTACGAAGGTGACCTCATGGCCCGTGCCGGTGTGGACTACCGCATCGGCCGGGAAGCGAAGGCGGAGTTCGGCGAGGAGGCCGCGGGCGTCCGCTTCGACAAGACCCCGCGCAAGGCGCCGACCGTCGATGCCGACGGCAAGCTCCTTCCCGGCATCACGGCCTGGGCGAAGGACCTCAAGGAAGGTGACGCCCATCCGGCGCCGATGAACTACAACTTCCGCTTCACGGTGGCCAAGGACCCGGCGCTGCGGGTTCCTTTCCCCGCTCCGGAAAACTACGATCCGAAGCGCTACGCCATGCTTGCGGCCTGGTTGAAATCCCGGACCACACAGGGGCAGAAGACCAGGTTCGAGGACGTCATCGATCTCTACGCCCGGCGCAACGGCAAGTTCGAGATGAACAACAGCCAGGCGGCGATCTTTTCGCTGGGTCACTTCGGCGGTCAGTTCGAGTGGGCGGACGCCAGCTACGAGAAGCGTAAGGAGATCTTCGATGATCACATGGACTACTCGCTCGGCCTCATCCACTTCCTGGGCAACGACGCATCCGTCCCGGAGAACATCCGTGCGGAGGCGAAGACCATCGGCCTCCACAAGGATGAGTTCACGGACAACGGGAACCTTCCCTACCAGTTGTATGTCCGCGAGGCACGGCGCATGCGCGGCGAATACGTCGTCCGCCAGCAGGATGTGCAGGATGACCGGAGGAAGGAAGACAGCATCGGCATCAGCAGCCATTTCATCGACAGCCACCACGTTCAGCGTCTCGCGGTTTCAGAGACGGAGTTTGTCAATGAAGGGCGGATCTGGCGGATGGGCTACGCCTTCCAGATTCCCTACCGTTCCCTGACCCCCAAGGCAGGGCAGGCGGACAATCTGCTGGTGCCCGGCGCGGCGAGCTTCACCCATGTGGCCTTCTGTACGCTGCGGTTGGAAAGTGTCTGGATGATCACCGGCCACGCGGCAGGCGTGGCCGCAGCCATGGCCTCCAAGGACGGCGTGGCCGTCCGCAACGTTCCGATCAAAGCACTCCAGGAAAAGCTCCGCGCGCAGAAGCAGGTGGTGGACTTCATCGAAGGCCAGCCGGAGAAGTGCGAGAAGCTGAACGGCCCTCCTGAGTTCTGA